One Xiphophorus maculatus strain JP 163 A chromosome 10, X_maculatus-5.0-male, whole genome shotgun sequence genomic region harbors:
- the LOC102219373 gene encoding alpha-tectorin-like isoform X43: MAGRILLPLLLLSATAGVATQTTTASETTQAGISTQRQAGVSTQSQAGISTQRQAGVSTQSQAGLSTQRQAGVSTQSQAGVSTQSQAGISTQRQAGVSTQSQAGISTQRQAGVSTQSQAGLSTQRQAGVTSQSQAGMTNQSQAGLSTQRQAGVSTQSQAGVTNQSQAGLSTQQQAGVSTQSQAGFSTQRQAGVSTQSQAGLSTQQQAGVSTQSQAGFSTQRQAGVSTQSQAGVTNQSQAGLSTQRQAGVTSQSQAGLSTQQQAGVSTQSQAGFSTQRQAGVSTQSQAGVTNQSQAGFSTQRQAGVSTQSQAGVTNQSQAGFSTQRQAGVSTQSQAGVTNQSQAGLSTQQQAGVTSQSQAGLSTQQQAGVSTQSQAGVSTQSQAGLSTQQQAGVSTQSQAGLSTQRQAGVSTQSQAGVTNQSQAGLSTQRQAGVSTQSQAGLSTQRQAGVSTQSQAGLSTQQQAGVSTQSQAGVSTQSQAGMSTQSQAGVSTQRQAGVTPQSQGPLYPIAGTISSQSDDGSSPAISLLRSFNYFGQSYSQIYVNHNGDLTFDAPWYSYTPQRFPMYGSKDVIAPFWTDLDNRGNGDIYYIQYTSGSILQQVTQDINRYFPALNFQANWVFIATWHEVAYFPTTGTQTTFQAVLTTNGQYSFVLMNYGSIASTSRYVQAGYDTISSSHHFTIPGSFSSDATGPNSTFSLGSNVNVPGRWAFRVDHGSLVCNFNGQPVQLGDSFWSDSTCAQKCICTRAGLQCSNNPCSFSQICRPAAFQYSCQTVQRQTCTVTGDPHYYTFDNSVFHFQGTCTYVLSEQCQNGLPYYRVEGKNGHQGSTHVSWTVLVKVFVHDENIELVKGHQSQAKVNGSFVSTPFSLRNGSIQVYQSGFSVIISTDFGLMVSYDRFLYVRISLPYTYQNSTCGLCGNFNNRPEDDFRTREGEVVSSDVDFANSWKAAGDDEPGCDPHCSGLACAGCTAAQTALYRNSAHCGILENSTGPFAACHQQLPPRSFVDSCVYDLCVSGGYQPILCQALNVYSSQCQQNGIQPQSWRRSGFCEIPCPANSHFEAQGTGCPSTCVNPNSTNNCPLPNQESCVCNSGYLLSGGVCVPHSDCGCSFEGHYYRSGETVILDADCGRRCTCRFGSMTCSSHTCGQHESCRVEDGVRGCRPNSFATCWTRGPGSYNTFDGVMYQYPGACRLTLAKVMGSSDRTHFMITVEKVPQGPQGFSNVLKFEAQGTQVAIEMSNTSTVKVDGQLTRLPFSSGSNRIRIFQSSTHSVILRTAFGVTLQTVWPHFVRVTAPGVYSGLLGGLCGNYNADQNDDFRTPNGTLVTDSQMFGDSWRDGSLADHCVESRPRNPATNLRSSEYCGVLTSPTGPFTSCWAAVNPWQQVDACVEILQGSRDPASTLCEVLRDYALMCQHNDGSLGQWRNATGCVPTCPSNSHYELCGSSCPSSCPSLSFPFTCDTQCQEGCQCNDGFVLNGNQCVPPTSCGCFHDGRYRQAGEQFWDGEACQSFCTCNGVTGVVQCSPNSCGPQESCHVVGGEFGCHPNPHGTCSASGDPHYLTFDGKAYDFQGTCRYVLATVCNDTVDLHQFSVKAKNEPWFGLPVSITAEVVVDVLGYEVRMSRGNIGTVEVNGITRNLPIVFNGSLSIFGSGSQTFVNAAFGLSVMYDGSSTVSISVPPSYRGNMCGLCGNFNGNQTDDFHTPSGALSNTADAFGAAWKVPGNHTCSDGCGSSCAQCNDDRSARAQCEVIRAADGPFSFCHEEVDPAPYFSDCVFDVCVSGNRGSDLLCRALETYVSACQSANVRIYPWRQNTTCRTECPANSHYELCGTDCGHTCASSIDAACDHVCSEGCFCDEGFSRSGTSCVPVESCGCQHDGFYFNAGESFWTDGCSQQCECQAPNVLICSPSSCTPTQECTIRDGQLGCYDAMSTCTVLGDPHYITFDGALTHFQGSCSYVITESLRHSNNETQYKVVATNKHRGNNFVSFVSSVDIFLSNHPESAHVRLGPNKRVKVNGAEVSLPTTAGTFGQVMRQGSYIVFNAADVVVQFDGSSTLLVRMGRNYQNRVSGMCGNFNGDPNDDKVLPNGTLAQNDNQFGHSWKSETSQEGCGSTDQRSGDGLSDCRFIEEYKELCRVITNTSGPFSSCHLHSNPQPFFTSCVYDLCLYTPANGMLCSAVSAYEKTCTNLGLSIPNWRSPLRCAETDPCEQLDCAEYEWCGKKNGVYGCFCDEQHHRPNNESYDSNIECSSSSGTMSVSRCQLFEAGFHSSALHLHDSSCNGTLQDGRLIFHFDNDGHLCGTALRSNGTHFMYENTIQGHVDPHGGLISRERNLHLDFSCVYPLAQALSMAVGINPVESILRKKLPVGTGSYSVRMIPYEDEGFHFPLSTNGNIELEVDQMFYMEVRTEGVDQRQFATVLDSCWATPVNQANYPVRWDLIASQCPNPEDGTVEVIQNGVSTVSRFSFRMFSFTNHTQIYLHCSVHLCLLRNNNCRAHCYPGYHTLFKRDVSYHDSSALSIGPLVLVAQPNTGGLIQRNGVNRKISTSDGTGHLASIVTLIVSLLMTRILVN; encoded by the exons ctGGATTGTCAACTCAACAACAAG ctGGAGTGTCAACTCAAAGTCAAG ctgGATTTTCAACTCAGCGTCAAG ctGGAGTGTCAACTCAAAGTCAAG ctGGAGTGACAAATCAAAGTCAAG ctgGATTTTCAACTCAGCGTCAAG ctGGAGTGTCAACTCAAAGTCAAG ctGGAGTGACAAATCAAAGTCAAG ctgGATTTTCAACTCAGCGTCAAG ctGGAGTGTCAACTCAAAGTCAAG ctGGAGTGACAAATCAAAGTCAAG ctGGATTGTCAACTCAACAACAAG ctGGAGTGACATCTCAAAGTCAAG ctGGATTGTCAACTCAACAACAAG ctGGAGTGTCAACTCAAAGTCAAG ctGGAGTGTCAACTCAAAGTCAAG ctgGATTGTCAACTCAACAACAAG ctGGAGTGTCAACACAAAGTCAAG ctgGATTGTCAACTCAGCGTCAAG ctGGAGTGTCAACTCAAAGTCAAG ctGGAGTGACAAATCAAAGTCAAG ctgGATTGTCAACTCAGCGTCAAG ctGGAGTGTCAACACAAAGTCAAG ctgGATTGTCAACTCAGCGTCAAG ctGGAGTGTCAACTCAAAGTCAAG ctGGATTGTCAACTCAACAACAAG ctGGAGTGTCAACTCAAAGTCAAG ctGGAGTGTCAACTCAAAGTCAAG CTGGAATGTCAACTCAAAGTCAAG ctgGAGTATCAACTCAGCGTCAAG CTGGAGTGACACCTCAAAGTCAAG gaCCCCTCTACCCAATTGCTGGAACAATAAGCTCTCAATCAGATGATGGAAGCTCACCTGCAATTTCACTCCTACGATCCTTTAACTATTTTGGACAGTCTTACTCTCAGATTTAC GTGAACCACAACGGAGATCTGACCTTTGATGCACCATGGTATAGTTATACTCCTCAACGTTTTCCAATGTATGGAAGCAAAGACGTCATTGCTCCGTTCTGGACTGATTTAGACAACAGAGGAAATGGTGATATCTACTATATTCAGTACACCAGCGGCTCTATTCTCCAACAAGTTACACAGGACATCAATAGATACTTCCCAGCTCTTAACTTTCAGGCAAACTGGGTCTTCATAGCAACATGGCATGAAGTTGCCTATTTTCCAACAACTGGAACA CAAACAACCTTTCAGGCAGTCTTGACTACCAATGGCCAATATTCATTTGTGCTGATGAATTATGGCTCAATAGCCTCCACGTCAAGATATGTACAG GCTGGATACGATACGATCAGTTCCTCTCACCACTTCACCATCCCTGGATCATTCTCTAGTGACGCAACCGGACCTAACTCAACTTTTAGTCTTGGCAGTAATGTCAACGTACCCGGTCGCTGGGCCTTCCGTGTCGATCATGGATCATTAGTCTGTAATTTTAATG gtcaACCTGTTCAACTTGGTGACTCTTTCTGGAGTGACAGCACCTGTGCACAGAAATGCATCTGCACCAGAGCAGGGCTGCAATGCTCCAACAATCCCTGCTCCTTCTCCCAAATCTGTCGGCCAGCTGCCTTTCAGTACTCCTGCCAGACTGTGCAAAGACAAACCTGCACCGTCACTGGAGATCCACATTACTACACCTTTGACAACTCAGTGTTTCACTTTCAAGGCACATGCACTTACGTTCTGTCAGAGCAGTGTCAGAACGGACTGCCCTACTACAGAGTGGAGGGGAAGAATGGGCATCAGGGTAGCACTCATGTTTCATGGACAGTACTGGTCAAAGTCTTTGTTCATGATGAAAATATCGAGCTGGTTAAAGGACATCAAAGTCAGGCCAAG GTCAACGGAAGCTTTGTATCAACTCCGTTTTCCCTCAGAAACGGCTCTATCCAGGTTTATCAGTCAGGTTTCTCTGTGATCATCAGCACTGACTTTGGCCTGATGGTTTCTTATGACAGGTTTTTATATGTCCGAATCAGTTTGCCCTACACTTACCAAAATAGCACATGTGGGCTCTGCGGAAACTTCAACAATCGCCCTGAGGATGACTTTCGAACCCGTGAAGGTGAAGTGGTGAGCTCTGATGTGGATTTTGCCAACAGCTGGAAAGCTGCTGGTGATGATGAGCCTGGCTGTGATCCTCATTGTTCAGGTCTGGCCTGTGCTGGCTGCACAGCAGCTCAGACAGCACTGTACAGAAACTCTGCCCACTGTGGTATTCTTGAGAACAGCACAGGTCCGTTTGCTGCATGCCATCAACAACTTCCTCCAAGATCTTTTGTGGACAGCTGTGTGTATGATCTCTGTGTCAGTGGAGGGTATCAACCCATTCTGTGCCAAGCCCTAAATGTCTACTCAAGTCAGTGTCAACAAAATGGGATCCAGCCGCAAAGCTGGCGGCGTTCTGGCTTCTGTG AAATCCCCTGCCCAGCCAATAGCCACTTTGAGGCCCAGGGTACAGGATGTCCATCTACATGTGTCAACCCCAATTCCACCAACAACTGCCCCCTCCCAAACCAAGAGAGCTGTGTCTGCAATTCAGGCTACCTCCTGAGTGGAGGGGTCTGTGTCCCTCATTCTGACTGTGGCTGCAGCTTTGAGGGTCACTACTACCGCTCAGGAGAAACTGTCATACTGGATGCAGACTGTGGGAGGCGCTGTACATGCAGATTTGGCTCCATGACTTGCAGCTCTCACACCTGTGGCCAACATGAGTCCTGCAGGGTGGAGGATGGAGTAAGAGGTTGCAGACCAAACAGCTTTGCAACATGTTGGACAAGAGGCCCAGGATCATACAATACATTTGATGGAGTGATGTATCAGTACCCTGGAGCATGTCGCCTGACCCTTGCCAAAGTTATGGGATCCTCTGATCGCACACACTTCATGattactgtggaaaaagttcctCAGGGGCCACAGGGTTTCTCTAATGTGCTAAAATTTGAGGCACAGGGAACACAAGTTGCTATTGAGATGTCAAATACTAGCACCGTTAAG GTTGATGGCCAACTGACCAGACTGCCATTCAGCTCTGGATCCAACAGAATCCGTATCTTCCAAAGCAGCACTCACAGTGTCATCCTTCGCACAGCCTTTGGTGTAACTCTGCAGACTGTCTGGCCTCATTTTGTCCGTGTCACTGCACCAGGTGTCTACAGTGGTTTATTAGGTGGACTTTGTGGAAACTACAATGCTGACCAGAATGACGATTTCCGTACACCCAATGGTACTCTAGTCACTGACTCCCAGATGTTTGGGGACAGTTGGCGAGATGGCTCCCTGGCAGATCACTGTGTGGAAAGCAGACCTCGTAATCCTGCAACCAATTTACGTTCCAGTGAGTACTGTGGAGTTCTTACTTCACCCACTGGGCCCTTTACATCATGCTGGGCTGCAGTGAACCCCTGGCAGCAGGTAGATGCATGTGTAGAAATCCTCCAAGGCTCCAGAGATCCAGCATCAACGCTGTGTGAGGTCCTCCGAGATTATGCACTGATGTGTCAACATAACGATGGATCCTTGGGACAGTGGAGGAATGCAACTGGCTGTG TACCAACCTGTCCATCAAACAGTCATTATGAACTCTGTGGAAGTTCATGTCCGTCTTCCTGCCCCAGCCTCTCCTTCCCCTTCACCTGTGACACTCAGTGCCAGGAGGGATGCCAGTGTAATGATGGGTTTGTCCTCAATGGTAACCAGTGTGTGCCTCCAACATCCTGTGGATGCTTTCATGATGGACGATATCGGCAAGCTGGAGAACAGTTCTGGGATGGAGAAGCATGTCAGAGCTTTTGCACCTGTAATGGTGTAACTGGTGTAGTCCAATGTTCCCCAAATTCATGTGGACCTCAGGAGTCCTGCCATGTTGTGGGGGGTGAGTTTGGCTGCCATCCCAACCCTCATGGCACCTGCTCGGCCTCTGGAGACCCTCACTACCTGACCTTTGATGGCAAGGCTTATGACTTCCAGGGAACCTGCCGCTATGTTCTGGCAACAGTGTGCAATGACACTGTGGACCTTCACCAGTTTTCTGTGAAAGCAAAGAATGAACCGTGGTTTGGACTGCCAGTTTCTATCACGGCTGAAGTGGTTGTTGATGTCTTGGGCTATGAAGTGCGTATGTCGAGAGGCAACATTGGTACTGTGGAG GTGAATGGAATCACAAGAAACCTGCCCATTGTTTTCAATGGAAGCCTGTCAATTTTTGGAAGTGGATCTCAAACATTTGTCAACGCAGCTTTTGGACTGAGCGTCATGTATGATGGAAGTAGCACAGTGTCCATTTCGGTGCCCCCAAGCTACAG AGGAAACATGTGTGGACTTTGTGGAAACTTCAATGGAAATCAAACTGATGATTTCCACACTCCAAGTGGAGCATTGTCCAACACTGCAGATGCTTTTGGGGCAGCTTGGAAGGTTCCTGGAAACCACACCTGTAGTGACGGCTGTGGCTCTTCATGCGCACAATGCAATGATGACCGATCTGCCAGGGCCCAGTGTGAGGTGATCCGGGCAGCTGACGGCCCCTTCAGCTTCTGCCACGAGGAGGTGGATCCAGCACCATATTTCAGTGACTGCGTCTTTGATGTCTGCGTGTCGGGAAATCGAGGCAGTGATCTCCTGTGCAGGGCTCTAGAGACATACGTCAGTGCCTGTCAGTCTGCTAATGTCCGAATCTACCCTTGGAGACAAAACACCACTTGCA gaACTGAGTGCCCAGCCAACAGCCATTATGAGCTGTGTGGAACAGACTGCGGCCACACCTGTGCCAGCAGCATTGATGCTGCCTGTGACCATGTTTGCTCTGAGGGATGTTTCTGTGATGAAGGTTTTTCCAGGAGTGGAACAAGCTGTGTGCCTGTGGAGAGCTGTGGCTGTCAGCATGACGGCTTCTATTTCAAT GCCGGTGAGTCCTTCTGGACAGACGGTTGCTCCCAACAGTGTGAATGTCAAGCGCCCAATGTCCTGATCTGCAGTCCCTCATCATGCACTCCTACACAAGAGTGCACCATCAGAGATGGCCAGCTGGGCTGTTACGACGCCATGTCTACCTGTACTGTATTGGGTGACCCACACTACATCACCTTCGATGGAGCCCTAACTCATTTCCAGGGATCATGCTCTTACGTCATCACTGAAAGCTTGAGACACAGCAACAATGAAACTCAGTACAAAGTCGTGGCCACCAACAAGCACAGAGGAAACAACTTTGTGTCTTTCGTGTCATCAGTTGATATATTCCTCTCAAATCATCCAGAGAGTGCTCATGTCAGACTCGGACCGAACAAGAGAGTCAag GTAAATGGAGCAGAGGTTTCTCTTCCCACCACTGCAGGAACTTTTGGTCAGGTGATGAGGCAGGGAAGTTACATAGTGTTTAATGCTGCTGATGTCGTAGTCCAGTTTGATGGCTCCAGTACTTTACTGGTCAGGATGGGCCGCAACTACCAGAACAGAGTTAGTGGAATGTGTGGGAACTTCAATGGTGATCCCAATGATGACAAAGTTTTGCCCAATGGTACTTTGGCCCAAAACGACAACCAGTTTGGCCACAGCTGGAAATCAGAGACAAGCCAAGAAGG ATGTGGATCCACTGATCAGAGAAGTGGTGATGGACTAAGTGACTGCCGCTTCATAGAAGAatacaaagaactctgcagagTCATCACCAACACCAGTGGCCCATTCAGTTCTTGTCACCTGCATTCAAACCCCCAACCAtttttcacttcctgtgtttacGATCTCTGCCTCTATACACCAGCCAATGGCATGCTGTGTTCTGCTGTCTCTGCTTATGAGAAAACCTGCACCAATTTGGGCCTTAGCATCCCCAACTGGCGCTCTCCTTTGCGTTGTG CTGAGACTGACCCCTGTGAACAGCTGGACTGCGCAGAGTATGAGTGGTGTGGTAAGAAAAATGGTGTGTACGGCTGCTTCTGTGACGAGCAACATCATCGACCCAACAATGAGAGCTACG ACTCAAACATTGAATGCTCCAGCAGTTCTGGCACCATGTCAGTGTCTCGCTGCCAGCTGTTTGAAGCGGGCTTCCACTCCAGTGCTCTCCATCTCCATGACAGCTCTTGCAACGGGACTCTCCAGGACGGACGACTCATCTTCCATTTTGACAATGACGGCCATCTGTGTGGGACAGCTCTTAGG AGCAATGGAACTCACTTCATGTATGAGAACACTATTCAAGGGCATGTGGATCCTCATGGAGGTTTGATTAGCCGTGAGAGGAATCTTCATCTGGATTTCTCCTGTGTTTACCCTCTGGCTCAGGCTCTGTCAATGGCTGTGGGCATCAACCCTGTGGAGAG CATTTTGAGGAAGAAGCTTCCTGTTGGCACTGGATCTTATAGTGTGAGGATGATCCCCTATGAGGATGAAGGCTTCCACTTCCCCTTGAGCACTAATGGAAACATAGAACTGGAAGttgatcaaatgttttacatgGAGGTGCGAACAGAAGGGGTGGATCAGCGCCAGTTTGCCACAGTTCTGGACTCTTGCTGGGCCACGCCAGTCAACCAAGCAAACTATCCTGTCCGCTGGGATCTCATTGCTTCGCA GTGTCCTAATCCAGAAGATGGAACCGTAGAGGTGATTCAGAACGGTGTCTCCACTGTGTCTCGTTTCTCCTTCAGGATGTTCAGCTTCACCAACCACACACAGATTTACTTGCACTGCAGTGTCCACTTGTGTCTTTTGAGAAACAACAACTGCAGAGCT cattgCTACCCGGGTTACCACACTCTATTCAAGAGGGACGTATCTTACCATGACTCTTCAGCTCTGTCAATTGGACCACTGGTGCTTGTGGCACAACCAAACACTG GTGGACTAATCCAAAGAAACGGTGTGAATCGAAAGATATCGACGTCAGATGGTACAGGCCATCTGGCATCAATTGTTACCCTGATTGTCAGTTTGCTGATGACCAGAATTCTGGTCAATTAA